The segment CGATGCATTGTCGAGCGATGGCGGGTTCCCCGATGTGGACATGCCGGCGACGCCGGACGTCATCTGGGCGCTTGCCAACCGACCGCTCGCGGCCGAGTAGCACCCACGCCGACGCCAACCGCACAACACCGAACACCGGAAAGACAAATCATGACTTCTGACCCGGCGCGCCTGATCCCCGCGGTTCGCGACCTCGCCTACGCGGCGGGAGACGCGATCCTCGAAATATACGGCACCGATTTCGACAGCACCCGCAAGGATGACGGCTCCCCCCTGACCCTGGCCGACACGGCCTCCGAGTCCATCATCGTCCCCGGCCTGCGCGCACTCACACCCGAGATTCCTGTGATCTCCGAGGAAGAATTCGCCAACGGCGAGAGCCCGACGGATATCGGCGACCGGTTCTGGCTCGTGGACCCCCTCGACGGCACCCGGGAGTTCCTCAAGCGTAACGACGAGTTCACGGTCAATATCGGTCTGGTCGATGGCGGCGTGCCCCGCGTGGGCATTCTCTACGCGCCCGCCCTCGACCTGATGTATGCCGGGGCCACCGGCGTAGGCGCGACCCTGATCGAAGGCCAAGACGGGGCGCGCGGCGAAGAACACGCCATCAGCTGTCGCGAAATTCCTGACGAAGGCATGGATGTGCTGGTCAGCCGCTCCCACGCGGTCAACGACAAGCTCGAGGCCTATCTGGCCGACATGAACGTCCGGAACCGTGTCCCCCAGGGCAGCGCCCTGAAGTTCGGGCGTCTGGCCGCCGGCGAGGCGGATATCTACCCCCGCTTCGGCCCGACCTGTGAATGGGACACGGGCGCGGGACACGCGATCGTGCTCGCCGCCGGCGGATCGCTCGAGACATTCGACGGCACGCCGCTGCCCTACAGCAAGCCCAAATATCTCAACCCCGGCTTCGTCGCGTTCGGCCGCCGCTGAGACGCCCCGGCTGTGGATCGCATCGAACCGGCGAATGACGATACGCTCAAAAGCGCCGCGAACAGGCTGCGCGAAGGCGGTCTCGTCGCGTTCCCGACCGAGACGGTCTATGGGCTGGGCGCCGACGCGCGTAACGACGACGCCGTTGCGCGTATTTTTGCCGCGAAAGAACGGCCGAGCTTCAACCCGCTGATCGTGCATGTCGAGGGACTTGCCACCGCGCGCGCACTCGGCGAGATCAACGAACCCGCCGCCACCCTCGCCGCGCACTTCTGGCCGGGACCCATCAGCTTCGTCGTCCCGCGGCTACCGGATTCCGGCCTGTCATTTCTGGTGAGCGCCGGCCTGGACACGGTCGCGCTGCGCGCGCCGGCCCATCCGCTTTCCCGCGATCTGCTCGCGCGTTTCGGTGGCCCCATTGCCGCCCCCAGCGCCAACCGCGCGGGCGAAGTCAGTCCGACATCGGCAGCTCATGTGGCGGACTCCCTCGGCGACGCGCCGGATCTAATCATGGACGGCGGCCCCTGCATGGTCGGGCTCGAATCCACGGTGATCGACCTCTGCAACACACGTCCCGCGATCCTGCGCCACGGGGCGGTGACCCGCGAACAGCTTGAAGAGATACTCGGGCCGATCGACGATGCGAGCGTGGCCGAACCCGGCACGGCGCCACGTTCGCCCGGTCAGATCGCCAAACACTACGCGCCGTCGATCCCCCTGCGGATCAACGCGACGGAAGTCAGGCCGGACGAGGCCTTCGTGTTCTTCGGTGACCCACTTGCGGGTAATGCGGCTGCCACCCGCAACCTCAGCCCGTCCGGCGACATAATCGAGGCCGCCGCCCGGCTGTTCGCGACATTGCGCGAACTCGATCGTCCGGAATTCGCGGGAATCGCCGTGGCGCCGGTGCCTGAAACGGGTATCGGGCGGGCAATCAACGACCGCCTGCGCCGCGCCGCAACCGCGCACAAGGGTTGAGACGAACACGACGCGCGTATTGCCCAGATCGTGCGAGAGGGCTACATCAGTCGCCATGAACAAACTCGCGACAGCCCCCGGACTGCCAGACGGCCTGCTCGACCGACTCGCCGAAATTGTCGGCGATGCCGGTATGGTCACCGACGTTTCGGACATGGAGCCCTATATCGCCGAACAGCGCGGCCTGTTTCGCGGCGAGACGCCTTGCGTGGTGCGCCCCGCCTCCACATCCGAGGTCTCGCAAGTTGTGGCGGCGTGTCACGACGCCAATGTCCCGATTGTTCCCCAGGGTGGCAACACCGGTCTTTGCGGCGGTGCCGTCGCCTCGGGCGAAGTCATCCTGAGCCTCGTCCGCATGAATAAAATCCGCGAGGTCGATCCGGTAAACTTCACCATGACCGTGGATGCGGGCTGCGTTCTGGCCAATTTGCAGGACGTTGCCGAGGAACATGACCGGTTCTTCCCGCTTAGTCTTGGTGCCGAGGGATCCTGTCAGATCGGCGGCAACCTCTCGACCAACGCCGGTGGCACGGCGGTGATCCGCTATGGCAACAGCCGCGAACTGGCGCTGGGCCTCGAAGTCGTCCTGCCCGACGGGCAGATCTGGGACGGGCTGACCGGCCTGCGCAAGAACAACACCGGCTATGACCTGAAACATCTGTTCATCGGCGCCGAGGGCACGCTCGGGATCATCACCGGCGCGGTTCTCAAGCTGTTTCCCAAGCCACGCGTCCGCAACACGGCATTCATCGCGTTGCGCGACCTCGAAGACGTTCTCGAGGTGCTCGGCCGTGCGCGCAAGGCGAGCGGTGACGCGGTTTCGGGGTTCGAACTGATCCCCCGCCTCGCCATCGATATGTCAAAGCAACACATCGAGGGCATGTTCGAGTTCCTCGAAGGCCTCCATGAATGGTACGCGCTGATCGAGTTCGAGAGCAGCGACGAGAATTCGGATTTGGGCACGGCGATGGAGAGCCTCCTCGCCACCGCCTATGACGACGGGCTGGTCGTCGATGCCACGATCGCCCAGTCGGACGCGCAGCGCGAACAGATGTGGTTCCTGCGCGAGGCCATGGTCCTGGCCCAGAAGCCCGATGGCGCGAGCATCAAGAACGACGTGTCCGTGCCCATCTCGCGGGTCCCGCAATTCATTCGCGAGGCCAATGCCGCGACGACGGAACTCTGCCCCGGCATCCGGCATCTCGCGTTCGGCCATGTCGGCGACGGGAACGTCCATTACAATCTGGCCCAGCCGGTCGATGCCGACCCGCAGGCGTTCCTCGACCGCTGGGACGAGATCACCGGCCGGGTCATCGATATCGCGCTGTCGATGCGCGGCAGCTTTTCGGCCGAGCACGGCATCGGCAAGCTCAAGGTCCACGATCTGGCCGAGCGCAAGCCGGCCGTGGAACTGGACATGATGCGCATGATCAAGAATTCGCTCGACCCCAAGGGCCTGATGAACCCCGGCAAGGTCCTATAGGGCACACGCCGCGCTCTGGTTGGTCGTCGCCCCGTTCAACGCGTCTGAAGTTTACCCTACTCGGCTAGCTGAGTCTTCCAGGATGGCCGCTGCATGGCGAAATCTTCATAAGTGAATGGTCCGGCGACGACGGGTTCGAACTTGACCTTGTCGCCCGGCGCGGCGAAGTCAGCGGCATCGACCACCTGGTCGAAGCCAGGATGCACGAACAGGGGGATCGACTGGCGGCTGGTGCCCGCACGGTTGACGACACGATGGATCGCCGACACATAGCGGTTGTTGGTCCAACGGCGAAGTAACCGGCCGACATTACATATTATTGAAGCCTGATCGGGCTCGACGGCAATCCACTCACCGTCTGGCCCTTCCACATCAAGGCCGCCGTTCCCGTCCTGAATCAGCAGCGTGATCAAGCCGCGATCCTCGTGCGGCCGCGAACCGAAATCGGTGACATCGACGATGTCGCCAGGCTCGGGGTAATGAATGATGCGCATGTTCGAATAACTGTTTTGCAGCGCGCTGACGAAGAAGTCGGGCTCGCGTCCCAGATGTAGCGCCATTGCCGAGAGTATCGTCTCTCCGACCGCAAACATTGCTTCATAGGTGTCGTGCATCGTCTCGTGAAAGCCGGGTAAATCCGGCCATGGCGTTGGCTTGTAGAAGGGCAGCTCGCCCAGCGCTTCGTCGGTCGGCGGCGTCGGGTGGCCCATACTGAAAGATTCCTGACCGGCCGGCTTTTCACCCGGATAGACCTGATCGTACATCGGCACATAGCCCCGGTTGGCCGCCTGATCACGGATCGCAAGTTTCTCGGTTTCGGGATTGGCGAAAAACGTCGTGCCTTGCGAGAACATATCCGCGACCGTTTGAGCTGGCACGCCGTGACCTGTCAAACGCATGAAACCATACTGTTCTGACGCCGCGCCGACCGCAGCCGCGATAGCGTCGCGGGCCGCGGCATTACCGCTTTCAAA is part of the Alphaproteobacteria bacterium genome and harbors:
- the cysQ gene encoding 3'(2'),5'-bisphosphate nucleotidase CysQ, with amino-acid sequence MTSDPARLIPAVRDLAYAAGDAILEIYGTDFDSTRKDDGSPLTLADTASESIIVPGLRALTPEIPVISEEEFANGESPTDIGDRFWLVDPLDGTREFLKRNDEFTVNIGLVDGGVPRVGILYAPALDLMYAGATGVGATLIEGQDGARGEEHAISCREIPDEGMDVLVSRSHAVNDKLEAYLADMNVRNRVPQGSALKFGRLAAGEADIYPRFGPTCEWDTGAGHAIVLAAGGSLETFDGTPLPYSKPKYLNPGFVAFGRR
- a CDS encoding L-threonylcarbamoyladenylate synthase; translation: MDRIEPANDDTLKSAANRLREGGLVAFPTETVYGLGADARNDDAVARIFAAKERPSFNPLIVHVEGLATARALGEINEPAATLAAHFWPGPISFVVPRLPDSGLSFLVSAGLDTVALRAPAHPLSRDLLARFGGPIAAPSANRAGEVSPTSAAHVADSLGDAPDLIMDGGPCMVGLESTVIDLCNTRPAILRHGAVTREQLEEILGPIDDASVAEPGTAPRSPGQIAKHYAPSIPLRINATEVRPDEAFVFFGDPLAGNAAATRNLSPSGDIIEAAARLFATLRELDRPEFAGIAVAPVPETGIGRAINDRLRRAATAHKG
- a CDS encoding FAD-binding oxidoreductase encodes the protein MNKLATAPGLPDGLLDRLAEIVGDAGMVTDVSDMEPYIAEQRGLFRGETPCVVRPASTSEVSQVVAACHDANVPIVPQGGNTGLCGGAVASGEVILSLVRMNKIREVDPVNFTMTVDAGCVLANLQDVAEEHDRFFPLSLGAEGSCQIGGNLSTNAGGTAVIRYGNSRELALGLEVVLPDGQIWDGLTGLRKNNTGYDLKHLFIGAEGTLGIITGAVLKLFPKPRVRNTAFIALRDLEDVLEVLGRARKASGDAVSGFELIPRLAIDMSKQHIEGMFEFLEGLHEWYALIEFESSDENSDLGTAMESLLATAYDDGLVVDATIAQSDAQREQMWFLREAMVLAQKPDGASIKNDVSVPISRVPQFIREANAATTELCPGIRHLAFGHVGDGNVHYNLAQPVDADPQAFLDRWDEITGRVIDIALSMRGSFSAEHGIGKLKVHDLAERKPAVELDMMRMIKNSLDPKGLMNPGKVL
- a CDS encoding 2-oxoglutarate and iron-dependent oxygenase domain-containing protein, with the protein product MTRGKLTIPLIDISGFESGNAAARDAIAAAVGAASEQYGFMRLTGHGVPAQTVADMFSQGTTFFANPETEKLAIRDQAANRGYVPMYDQVYPGEKPAGQESFSMGHPTPPTDEALGELPFYKPTPWPDLPGFHETMHDTYEAMFAVGETILSAMALHLGREPDFFVSALQNSYSNMRIIHYPEPGDIVDVTDFGSRPHEDRGLITLLIQDGNGGLDVEGPDGEWIAVEPDQASIICNVGRLLRRWTNNRYVSAIHRVVNRAGTSRQSIPLFVHPGFDQVVDAADFAAPGDKVKFEPVVAGPFTYEDFAMQRPSWKTQLAE